A window of the Roseovarius sp. S88 genome harbors these coding sequences:
- a CDS encoding SH3 domain-containing protein, producing the protein MLITFGFLGFAFYELSGGADYKPHANSIQARAAQPQPVNVAELAPVEKSSIEDLAQAAPAAAPAERLGITLASIQVDEALYPNQTEAKSERVTASDATLDIAEQQAIEAAEDDVRKVWPGAIELFQLQEAKRVQQTESIKALKQDEEAASYDVRFVTGNVVNMRDGPGTEFEPVGQLTQGTEVAVLNSSGNGWVMLRVMTTGQEGWMADWLVSTAN; encoded by the coding sequence ATGTTGATCACATTCGGGTTTTTGGGTTTTGCTTTTTACGAGCTTAGCGGTGGTGCGGATTACAAACCTCACGCCAATTCCATCCAAGCACGCGCGGCGCAACCACAGCCGGTGAACGTGGCCGAACTTGCGCCTGTCGAAAAATCATCCATTGAAGATCTGGCCCAGGCCGCACCTGCCGCCGCACCGGCTGAAAGATTGGGGATCACTCTGGCGTCTATTCAGGTGGATGAGGCGCTCTATCCCAATCAGACCGAGGCCAAGTCAGAGCGCGTGACAGCAAGTGACGCGACACTCGACATCGCAGAACAGCAGGCCATTGAAGCCGCCGAAGACGACGTGCGCAAAGTCTGGCCTGGCGCGATAGAACTCTTTCAGTTGCAAGAGGCAAAGCGTGTGCAGCAGACGGAATCGATCAAGGCGCTTAAGCAGGATGAAGAAGCGGCGAGCTATGATGTCCGCTTCGTGACGGGCAATGTGGTCAACATGCGAGACGGCCCGGGCACCGAGTTCGAACCTGTCGGTCAATTGACGCAGGGCACGGAGGTGGCTGTGCTGAACTCTTCTGGCAACGGTTGGGTCATGCTCCGTGTCATGACAACTGGGCAGGAAGGCTGGATGGCCGACTGGCTTGTGAGTACGGCAAACTGA
- a CDS encoding SDR family NAD(P)-dependent oxidoreductase → MSERTILITGCSSGIGYDGAIGLRERGWRVFASCRKPEDCERMRSEGFESPLIDYQSPETIATGLAEVLEATDGRLDALFNNGAFACPGLVEDLPTDALRAIFEANFFGWHDLTRYVLPVMRAQGHGRIIQNSSVLGFVTLPWRGAYNATKHALEGLTDTMRIEMRGTEIHVILIEPGPVTSKIRENAIPHFERWIDWENSARTGDYVALHNRLYKSSGPDPFELPASSVTKKLIHALESRRPKPRYYVTTPTYLMGTFRRLLPTRALDWVLSKN, encoded by the coding sequence ATGAGCGAAAGAACCATTCTTATCACGGGCTGTTCTTCCGGTATCGGCTATGATGGCGCGATTGGTCTGCGCGAGCGTGGCTGGCGTGTTTTCGCGTCTTGCCGCAAACCAGAAGACTGTGAACGTATGCGCAGCGAGGGCTTTGAGAGCCCGCTGATCGACTACCAAAGCCCCGAAACCATAGCCACCGGGCTAGCAGAAGTACTGGAAGCAACAGACGGGCGCTTGGATGCGCTATTCAATAACGGCGCATTTGCCTGTCCTGGGCTTGTTGAAGATCTACCAACAGACGCCTTGCGCGCGATTTTCGAGGCCAATTTCTTTGGCTGGCATGACCTGACGCGTTACGTGCTGCCCGTGATGCGGGCGCAGGGCCATGGGCGGATCATTCAAAATTCATCCGTTTTAGGGTTTGTCACCCTGCCATGGCGCGGGGCCTACAACGCCACCAAACATGCGCTCGAAGGACTGACCGACACCATGCGCATCGAAATGCGCGGCACGGAGATCCATGTTATCTTGATCGAACCAGGTCCAGTCACATCCAAAATTCGAGAAAACGCCATTCCGCATTTTGAGCGTTGGATTGACTGGGAAAACTCAGCGCGCACAGGCGACTACGTTGCACTGCACAATCGACTCTACAAATCCTCAGGACCGGACCCGTTTGAACTTCCAGCCTCCTCAGTGACCAAAAAACTCATTCACGCTTTGGAATCTCGCCGCCCGAAACCGCGCTACTATGTGACCACACCAACATATCTGATGGGCACCTTCCGGCGCCTGCTGCCCACACGCGCGCTTGATTGGGTTTTGTCGAAAAACTAG
- a CDS encoding twin transmembrane helix small protein: MLKDPLFILAALACGVVAVILIKGISTFGKEGVENAKRANKFMQYRIIAQFVAVLLILLFVYVRRQAGGE, encoded by the coding sequence ATGCTAAAAGACCCTCTTTTCATTTTGGCCGCGCTGGCCTGCGGTGTTGTCGCCGTCATCCTGATCAAGGGCATCAGCACCTTTGGCAAGGAAGGCGTAGAGAACGCCAAACGCGCAAACAAGTTCATGCAATACCGGATCATTGCACAATTCGTTGCGGTGCTGCTGATATTGCTGTTTGTCTATGTGCGTCGGCAGGCGGGAGGCGAATAA
- a CDS encoding cob(I)yrinic acid a,c-diamide adenosyltransferase: protein MVVLNKIYTKTGDAGETALGNGARVAKHSMRVTAYGTVDEVNATVGLARLHADGETDEALARIQNDLFDLGADLCRPDMEMDGEVEYPPLRMADSQVERLEAEIDDMNEALEPLRSFILPGGSALAAHLHLCRTVSRRSERLAVELATVESVNPAAVKYLNRLSDWFFVAGRMANDEGKSDVLWVPGANR, encoded by the coding sequence ATGGTTGTACTCAACAAAATCTACACAAAAACCGGCGATGCCGGAGAAACCGCGCTGGGCAATGGCGCGCGCGTTGCAAAGCATTCCATGCGTGTGACAGCATACGGCACAGTGGATGAGGTCAATGCAACAGTTGGCCTCGCCCGCCTGCACGCCGACGGCGAGACGGACGAGGCGCTCGCCCGCATTCAGAATGATCTTTTCGATCTCGGCGCCGACTTGTGTCGTCCCGACATGGAGATGGACGGCGAAGTGGAGTACCCTCCCCTGCGCATGGCCGACAGCCAGGTTGAACGCCTGGAGGCGGAAATCGACGACATGAACGAAGCACTGGAACCCTTGCGCAGCTTCATTCTTCCAGGTGGATCAGCGCTCGCGGCGCATTTGCATTTGTGTCGCACTGTCTCTCGCCGATCAGAGCGGCTGGCCGTCGAACTGGCCACGGTAGAGTCCGTCAATCCCGCTGCCGTCAAGTATCTCAACCGCTTGTCAGACTGGTTTTTCGTGGCGGGCCGCATGGCCAATGACGAGGGCAAATCTGATGTGCTCTGGGTGCCCGGCGCGAACCGCTAA
- a CDS encoding electron transfer flavoprotein subunit beta/FixA family protein, with the protein MKVLVPVKRVIDYNVKVRVKADGSGVDLANVKMSMNPFDEIAVEEAIRLKEAGKAEEVIAVSIGVKQSQETLRTALAMGADRAILVEAADDVHTDIEPLAVAKILAKVVEEEQPGLVIAGKQAIDNDMNATGQMLSALLGWSQGTFASELDVDGDSAVVTREVDGGLQTIKVKMPTIVTVDLRLNEPRYASLPNIMKAKKKPLDEKTAADYGVDVSPRLEIVKTEEPEARKAGEIVGSVDELVAKLKEAGAV; encoded by the coding sequence ATGAAGGTGCTCGTGCCTGTCAAACGCGTGATCGACTATAACGTGAAAGTTCGCGTCAAGGCGGACGGATCGGGTGTCGATCTTGCCAATGTCAAAATGTCGATGAACCCGTTCGACGAAATCGCCGTGGAAGAGGCTATTCGCCTGAAAGAAGCGGGCAAGGCAGAAGAAGTGATCGCCGTGTCGATCGGCGTCAAGCAATCCCAGGAAACGCTGCGCACCGCGCTTGCCATGGGTGCGGATCGCGCCATTCTGGTCGAAGCCGCGGATGATGTTCACACCGATATCGAGCCGCTGGCTGTAGCCAAAATCCTCGCCAAGGTGGTCGAAGAAGAACAGCCCGGCCTGGTCATCGCGGGCAAGCAGGCCATCGACAACGACATGAACGCCACCGGGCAGATGCTCTCTGCGTTGCTGGGATGGAGCCAGGGTACATTTGCCTCAGAACTCGACGTGGACGGCGACAGCGCGGTTGTGACCCGCGAAGTGGACGGCGGCCTTCAAACGATCAAAGTCAAAATGCCGACCATCGTGACGGTAGACCTGCGCCTCAACGAACCGCGTTATGCGTCGCTTCCCAACATCATGAAGGCCAAGAAAAAGCCTTTGGATGAGAAGACCGCAGCCGATTACGGTGTAGACGTCTCTCCACGTCTTGAGATTGTGAAAACCGAAGAGCCAGAAGCCCGCAAAGCCGGTGAAATCGTAGGCTCAGTGGACGAACTTGTTGCGAAACTCAAAGAAGCGGGGGCTGTGTAA
- a CDS encoding electron transfer flavoprotein subunit alpha/FixB family protein produces the protein MSVLLLAEVNDGELALDATAKAVTAAKPLGDVTVLAAGGSAAAAGEAAAKIDGVSKVLVAEDASLGHRLAESTAALIVSLADGYEHIVAPATTDAKNVMPRVAALLDTMIISDASGVVDGNTFERPIYAGNAIQTVKSADAKKVVTFRTSTFDAAGDGGSAAVETISSADNPGLSEWVEDKVAESDRPELTSAGVVVSGGRGVGSEEDFALIEGLADKLGAAVGASRAAVDSGFAPNDWQVGQTGKVVAPDLYIAVGISGAIQHLAGMKDSKIIVAINKDEEAPIFQVADYGLVADLFQAVPELTEKLG, from the coding sequence ATGTCTGTACTTCTTCTTGCCGAAGTGAATGATGGCGAATTGGCTCTCGATGCCACCGCCAAAGCCGTGACAGCTGCCAAGCCACTGGGCGACGTGACTGTTCTTGCCGCTGGTGGATCTGCTGCCGCAGCAGGTGAAGCCGCCGCCAAGATCGACGGCGTGTCCAAGGTTCTCGTGGCCGAAGATGCCTCGCTTGGCCATCGTCTTGCGGAATCAACTGCCGCACTGATCGTGTCATTGGCCGATGGTTACGAGCACATCGTCGCTCCAGCAACGACCGATGCGAAAAACGTCATGCCACGGGTCGCCGCGCTCTTGGACACAATGATCATCTCCGACGCCTCCGGCGTTGTTGATGGCAACACGTTCGAGCGCCCGATCTATGCGGGCAACGCCATCCAGACAGTGAAGTCCGCAGATGCGAAAAAGGTCGTAACCTTCCGGACATCGACGTTCGATGCTGCAGGCGACGGCGGTTCCGCAGCGGTTGAAACCATCTCTTCGGCTGACAATCCTGGTCTTTCAGAATGGGTCGAGGACAAAGTGGCCGAATCAGATCGGCCCGAGCTCACCTCTGCAGGTGTCGTTGTCTCCGGCGGTCGCGGTGTCGGCTCGGAAGAGGACTTTGCCCTGATCGAAGGTCTGGCAGACAAGCTCGGCGCGGCCGTCGGTGCCTCACGTGCGGCTGTCGACTCAGGCTTTGCACCAAACGATTGGCAAGTTGGCCAAACCGGTAAGGTGGTTGCGCCTGATCTCTATATCGCCGTCGGGATCTCAGGCGCTATTCAGCACCTCGCGGGGATGAAAGACTCCAAAATCATTGTGGCGATCAACAAGGACGAAGAAGCCCCAATTTTCCAGGTGGCGGATTATGGCCTTGTGGCCGATCTGTTCCAAGCCGTTCCGGAGCTTACCGAAAAGCTCGGCTGA
- a CDS encoding DUF6473 family protein, translating to MSVHSLEHRGTAYATCQYPGSKLTFRGPPQNLRRDFIACLGGTETFGRFVSYPFPQLLENSLGIPCVNLGWPNVGIDVLLRDKVLLDVAHRAQAVVLQVPCAVNMSNQFYKVHPRRNDRFLKAEDPLKILFPEVDFTEFNFTRHLLEHLQHVSAERFVQVHAELASCWVDGMQTFLDLLDSPVVLFWFSDRKPETYSNEPGIHYDPALVTRAMLDAVRPHVADLIEYEIAESAHADKIDVAQRDPVLSSDELQVARELPGQRAHKKAAGYLLPAVNAALNA from the coding sequence ATGAGTGTTCATTCCTTGGAACACCGCGGTACGGCGTATGCGACGTGTCAGTACCCCGGTTCAAAATTAACATTTCGCGGGCCGCCGCAAAATCTCAGACGAGACTTCATAGCCTGTCTGGGTGGAACTGAAACTTTTGGTCGGTTTGTGTCCTATCCCTTTCCGCAACTGCTGGAAAACAGCTTGGGCATACCTTGTGTGAACCTCGGTTGGCCGAATGTGGGAATTGATGTTCTTTTGCGCGACAAGGTTTTATTGGACGTGGCGCATCGCGCGCAGGCCGTTGTGCTGCAGGTGCCGTGCGCCGTGAACATGAGCAATCAGTTCTACAAAGTGCATCCGCGTCGAAATGACCGGTTTCTCAAGGCAGAGGATCCTCTCAAAATTCTGTTTCCAGAGGTGGATTTCACGGAATTCAATTTTACGCGTCATTTGCTTGAACATTTACAACACGTGTCGGCTGAGCGGTTTGTTCAGGTTCATGCCGAACTGGCGTCTTGCTGGGTTGACGGGATGCAAACTTTCCTGGACTTGCTCGATAGCCCTGTGGTGCTTTTTTGGTTTTCTGACCGCAAGCCAGAGACATACAGCAATGAGCCTGGCATTCACTATGATCCCGCATTGGTAACAAGAGCAATGCTGGACGCAGTGAGACCGCATGTTGCAGACCTCATTGAATACGAAATCGCAGAGTCGGCTCATGCGGATAAAATCGATGTGGCGCAGCGTGACCCGGTGTTGTCATCAGACGAGTTGCAAGTGGCACGCGAATTGCCAGGGCAACGGGCTCATAAAAAAGCGGCTGGTTATTTGCTACCGGCGGTAAATGCGGCTCTGAATGCGTAG
- a CDS encoding 3-hydroxybutyryl-CoA dehydrogenase, translating to MEIRKVGIVGAGQMGNGIAHVIAAAGYDVLFNDISQDALDKAILIIDGNMERQVSKGKMDASAKADALSRIQTTLSLPELGQADLIIESATERETVKQAIFEDLLPHLEPHTILTSNTSSISITRLASRTDRPEKFMGFHFMNPVPIMQLVELIRGIATDQPTYDACFSVVERLGKTAASSEDFPAFIVNRILMPMINEAVYTLYEGVGSVTSIDTSMKLGTNHPMGPLELADFIGLDTCLAIMNVLHDGLADTKYRPCPLLTKYVEAGWLGRKTGRGFYDYREEVPVPTR from the coding sequence ATGGAAATCCGCAAAGTCGGGATCGTAGGCGCAGGACAGATGGGCAATGGCATTGCGCATGTCATCGCCGCCGCTGGTTATGATGTGCTGTTTAATGACATCAGTCAGGACGCCCTCGACAAGGCCATTTTGATCATCGATGGCAATATGGAACGCCAGGTCTCCAAGGGAAAAATGGACGCCAGCGCCAAGGCTGATGCGCTGTCGCGTATTCAAACCACATTGTCTCTGCCTGAGTTGGGTCAAGCTGACCTGATCATCGAATCTGCGACCGAACGAGAGACCGTCAAGCAAGCCATCTTTGAAGACCTCTTGCCGCATCTAGAGCCGCATACGATCCTGACGTCGAACACCTCGTCGATCTCGATCACCCGCCTGGCCAGCCGCACGGACCGGCCGGAAAAATTCATGGGATTTCACTTTATGAACCCCGTGCCAATCATGCAGCTGGTCGAACTGATTCGTGGAATTGCCACGGATCAGCCAACGTATGACGCCTGCTTTTCAGTGGTTGAAAGGCTTGGAAAAACCGCCGCCAGTTCAGAAGATTTTCCAGCCTTCATCGTCAACCGGATCCTGATGCCGATGATCAACGAGGCTGTTTACACTTTGTACGAGGGTGTTGGCAGCGTGACGTCCATCGACACCTCCATGAAGCTGGGCACCAACCATCCGATGGGTCCCCTGGAGCTTGCAGATTTCATCGGGCTGGATACCTGTCTAGCCATTATGAATGTGCTGCATGATGGGCTGGCGGATACCAAGTATCGCCCCTGCCCGCTTTTGACGAAATATGTCGAAGCCGGGTGGCTGGGGCGGAAAACCGGTCGCGGGTTTTATGACTATCGTGAAGAAGTGCCGGTACCCACGCGCTAA
- a CDS encoding lysophospholipid acyltransferase family protein, with protein MERAQDQIGGQVTGPVSPTKYDRRSLTYANSFDAPLTAFTIRAIEWFTGKLTILRMIREFERKGAPTGQPFWRAALGTMGIDLLTPQDQIDQIPKTGPVVIVANHPHGLVDGMILADLIGRRRTDYKILTRALLTGIDEVAASYMISVPFPHEPDAQRKSVEMRAKAMAHLKEGGVISVFPSGVVASSDSMFGPAIEREWAVFTAQMIRRSGARVVPIFFPGANSRVYQVANRISATLRQSFLLHEVVKSCNKPQNPVVGAPIDEERMKLLESDPRGFMAWLRDHTLGLGEH; from the coding sequence GTGGAACGCGCTCAGGATCAAATTGGCGGTCAAGTGACCGGCCCGGTGTCGCCGACCAAGTATGACCGGCGCAGCCTGACCTATGCCAACTCGTTTGATGCACCTCTGACTGCATTTACAATCCGCGCAATCGAATGGTTCACGGGCAAACTGACGATTTTGCGTATGATCCGCGAGTTCGAACGCAAAGGCGCGCCGACCGGTCAACCGTTTTGGCGTGCGGCTTTGGGGACGATGGGCATCGATCTTTTGACGCCGCAGGACCAGATTGACCAAATTCCTAAAACCGGACCGGTTGTGATCGTGGCGAACCACCCGCACGGGTTGGTCGATGGAATGATTTTGGCGGACCTGATTGGGCGTAGGCGCACGGACTACAAGATCCTGACACGCGCCCTGTTGACCGGCATCGACGAGGTTGCGGCATCTTATATGATTTCTGTGCCCTTCCCGCATGAACCGGACGCGCAGCGAAAATCGGTAGAGATGCGGGCCAAAGCCATGGCACACTTGAAGGAAGGTGGGGTCATCAGCGTTTTCCCTTCTGGTGTCGTGGCGTCGAGCGACTCTATGTTCGGGCCCGCAATAGAACGCGAATGGGCTGTGTTTACCGCACAGATGATCAGACGCTCAGGCGCTCGGGTTGTTCCGATCTTTTTTCCAGGTGCTAACAGCCGTGTGTATCAGGTTGCGAATAGGATATCGGCGACGCTTCGGCAAAGCTTCCTGCTCCATGAAGTGGTCAAGAGCTGCAACAAACCGCAAAATCCTGTTGTTGGTGCGCCGATTGACGAGGAGCGGATGAAGCTTCTTGAATCTGATCCACGCGGATTTATGGCGTGGCTGCGCGATCATACTCTTGGTCTCGGCGAGCACTAA
- a CDS encoding HPr family phosphocarrier protein, whose protein sequence is MNDSLTRQMKIVNVKGLHARAAAKLVETAEGFDASAEVSHDGQTTGADSIMGLLMLAASKGKTIDVRAWGTDAADLLDAVQALVADRFGEKM, encoded by the coding sequence ATGAATGACTCTCTCACGCGGCAAATGAAGATCGTCAATGTAAAGGGCCTGCACGCGCGCGCGGCGGCTAAACTTGTCGAAACTGCTGAAGGCTTCGACGCCTCGGCAGAAGTATCGCATGATGGGCAAACAACCGGTGCGGACAGCATTATGGGCCTTTTGATGTTGGCAGCCTCTAAAGGAAAGACTATTGACGTGCGTGCTTGGGGAACTGATGCCGCTGATCTGCTTGATGCGGTGCAGGCCCTTGTCGCAGACAGGTTTGGTGAAAAGATGTAG
- a CDS encoding PTS sugar transporter subunit IIA, whose protein sequence is MIGVVIVAHGSLAQEYLRAIEHVCGVQKDIKAISIEGDHDRTEKQAEICEAADSVDMGHGVLIVTDLFGGSPSNLSLKACQPENRRILYGANLPMLLKLAKSRHLSVVDAARAALAAGRKYIDSHAVSPEGSDTGADESIDPDQDT, encoded by the coding sequence TTGATCGGTGTAGTTATCGTGGCGCATGGCAGTTTAGCGCAAGAGTATCTTCGCGCCATCGAGCATGTCTGTGGTGTACAAAAAGACATCAAGGCCATCTCAATTGAAGGCGATCACGATCGCACAGAAAAACAGGCTGAGATTTGTGAGGCGGCAGACAGCGTTGACATGGGCCATGGCGTTCTGATCGTGACGGACCTTTTTGGCGGGTCGCCATCAAACTTGTCGCTCAAAGCATGCCAACCCGAAAACCGTCGCATCCTCTATGGCGCTAACCTTCCGATGTTGCTCAAGCTAGCCAAAAGCCGCCATCTGAGCGTGGTCGATGCCGCGCGTGCGGCTCTGGCAGCGGGTCGAAAGTACATCGACAGCCATGCCGTGTCGCCCGAAGGCTCTGACACAGGCGCGGACGAGTCCATCGATCCGGACCAGGACACCTGA
- the rapZ gene encoding RNase adapter RapZ, translating into MSDERPDQTLRQRSVLVTGPSGAGRSTAIRALEDMGYEAIDNLPLSLLPRLLDAGGPDKPLALGIDVRNRDFSTNALIEAIDQSTHDTSTPLQVLYLDCRADVLQRRFSETRRRHPLAPAENPDEGIVREFDLLGPIRARADILIDTSEMSPHDLRAELGSWFAAKSDGQLAVTVQSFSYKRGLPRGLDMVLDCRFLRNPYWEESLRSLDGRAPAVADYVKGDPRFDEFSGRVIDLAQMLLPAYQAEGKAYLSIGFGCTGGQHRSVTIAETLAHALAESAWQVSIRHRELERRDRPALATSGDYFGEKETQR; encoded by the coding sequence ATGTCAGACGAGCGACCGGATCAGACACTGCGCCAGAGATCCGTCTTGGTGACCGGTCCTTCCGGTGCCGGGCGCAGCACGGCCATCCGTGCGTTGGAGGACATGGGGTATGAGGCTATTGACAACTTGCCCTTGTCGCTGTTGCCGCGCCTTTTGGATGCCGGTGGTCCGGACAAACCTTTGGCGCTTGGAATCGACGTGCGCAATCGTGATTTTTCCACCAATGCGCTGATCGAGGCCATTGACCAAAGCACGCATGACACAAGCACGCCGCTTCAAGTGCTCTATCTCGATTGCAGAGCGGACGTTTTGCAACGGCGGTTTTCCGAGACGCGTCGCCGTCACCCACTGGCCCCTGCAGAAAACCCCGATGAAGGGATCGTACGTGAATTTGACCTTTTGGGCCCCATTCGTGCGCGGGCCGATATTCTGATTGATACCTCCGAGATGTCACCGCATGACCTGCGGGCCGAGCTGGGGTCTTGGTTCGCTGCCAAATCCGATGGGCAGCTGGCTGTAACGGTGCAGTCCTTTTCCTACAAACGCGGGTTGCCGCGTGGACTTGATATGGTGCTCGACTGCCGGTTTTTGCGGAATCCTTACTGGGAAGAAAGCCTGCGTTCCCTGGATGGACGCGCGCCGGCAGTGGCTGATTATGTCAAGGGTGACCCCAGGTTTGATGAGTTTTCCGGACGGGTTATCGACCTTGCGCAAATGTTGCTGCCGGCCTACCAGGCCGAAGGAAAAGCGTATTTGTCTATCGGATTTGGCTGTACCGGCGGACAGCACCGTAGCGTCACGATAGCAGAAACATTGGCTCATGCTCTTGCAGAGAGCGCTTGGCAGGTGTCTATACGTCACCGTGAGCTGGAACGCCGGGACAGACCGGCGTTGGCTACGTCTGGGGACTATTTTGGCGAAAAGGAAACGCAGCGTTGA
- a CDS encoding HPr kinase/phosphorylase: MPSPQPPRNSTLLHATTVASGGQAVLIRGASGSGKSSLALQLLAYGADLVADDRTQIWVQDGGVMATVPNSILGQIEARGVGILRASAAGPQPVSLVVDCDAIETERLPPLRTTRLLDVTLPVVGKLAYPHFPAAILLYLRHGRLA, translated from the coding sequence ATGCCGTCGCCTCAACCCCCACGAAATTCGACATTGCTGCACGCCACCACGGTTGCGTCTGGTGGTCAGGCGGTCTTGATCCGCGGCGCGTCGGGCAGCGGAAAGTCCAGCCTTGCGTTGCAATTGTTGGCCTATGGAGCTGATCTCGTTGCCGATGACCGGACACAAATCTGGGTGCAGGATGGAGGGGTCATGGCAACTGTGCCAAATTCAATCTTGGGCCAGATAGAAGCGCGCGGTGTTGGTATCCTCCGCGCCTCTGCCGCAGGTCCACAACCAGTGAGCCTTGTGGTTGATTGTGACGCGATAGAAACTGAGCGATTGCCGCCATTGCGCACAACACGTTTGCTTGATGTCACTCTGCCTGTTGTTGGAAAATTGGCATATCCCCATTTTCCCGCGGCGATCTTGCTATATCTAAGACATGGACGATTGGCTTGA